The Branchiostoma floridae strain S238N-H82 chromosome 12, Bfl_VNyyK, whole genome shotgun sequence genome segment TAGCAGCAAAATGTACTTCACACTTCCCTTTTTAACGATAAATTAAAATAATCACTGTACAGAATATAAAAATGGGCAAATTATGATATTGAATAAATATAATTTTGTACTTTTAAGATGGTAGAAAGGATTTCAGGTCTTTACAAAGCATTTTGCTTCTCCGTGGAGTTGGAGCTTGCTTTGGTGCGTTTGTGTGCGGTGAAAATGTGACACCGGGCAAGACAAGGCATGACTCTTACATGAAACTAGAAAACCCGCAGAAATCCCGACATTTCTCGCCTTATAAAACAGACCGAAACCCCACTACGGCATTACCAGACGTCTTCTTAACAGTGGGACTTAATTAGCAATTTTAATCGTAAGTTGGATCTTTGTGTTGTGAGATATCATGGCTATTTTGGAAAGGGGGAAGCCCGCATGCAAAAAGTAGGCGGGGGGAGGGTGTCTTACAAAATGTGTTATATAATATCAGCGTAATAGCAAATGAACGTATTTGTGGAGATTTCTTAAACAACAGACTTGTTCCATTGTTTTATTGCTTTGAGAGAGAGTTTGctgcatatgtgtgtgtaggAGGCCGTCACGTGCCAAGTGAAAGTTGACCCACTCCAAAAGTGACCTAGTTGGTAGACATGGCGACCTCTAGCAAACACACGCTTGTTTCGTACTACAGTAGTCTACACTGTACTGATCGTAATCTGATTAGTTTCGACCTTTGATTGAGCTCATGAAATCGTAGTGATGGGCCTTTATTGAGAATATTGTTTACCAAAATTacttgaactacatgtagtagtaatgTGATCATCTCACTTCTGAACTAGTGACAATTTGTTGTCTGCAAGCTGACCATGACATAATGAGTcaatgtaatactgtaaatgtatttaagttcgcggggatttaatttcgcggtagcgggaaaaaggacctttcgcggtggttttaagttcgcggtagcaccatgctctgtagtctcttactgccatggaaaaaatgttcgcggtggcttgaagttcgcggtgaagcggccaccgcgaaaaccgcgaacattaaaccaccgcgaaagtttctgcatttacagtatcttaatGTAATGTTGGTATGTTATCATTATAAGTTGTGTACACTGCAATGCTTACTGTGTAAGATTGCAGTGTAAGATAGCGTGGCGCCGGCATAATCGGCAGCACGTtaggctcaggcccaagaggtcctgggttcgaaacctgccgtgtcaccgattttgcccttgggaaaggcacttaacacgacttttgccacttcactcaggtgaaaatgagtacctagctttggctatggacatcccttggataggacattaaatgaagattgtgccataatgatcaacagAATGATCGTGggccagggctctagccagctcgatcccattgtcgcgaaaacaacGAAAActctattccaggagttagaaagactgaactgagaccttgaaaaactggtttttgatgagattatcgtatgctcaagggtgccgacacacattgtcaacaatcataacaatagcaaaacaaacagtgtgtggcttttacggccgtggacggcatccccaagccgcctgtagcttccaccaaggatttttgtccgtaagggttgacggatttgttttagaatttttccgtcagacgcagcaaatttccgtcaattgacggaaaaacggacgctggctagagccctgttgtgggcactaaagaaaaaaagaaataaagtgtatctTCCACAGCTAAATTGGAGATGTCTTGCTACCATTCTCGAAAGAAAGATAGATTTTGTACTTTGGTTTCATGCAGTCTTTATAAGTCTAGTTAGAACTAAGGTGGTTGCCCTGGTGTGCTCTGggcaaatttcaggccatttctCCTGGCCCTCACTTAGCATTCAATGAGAAGTgtagatatacatatatgttgGCACCAATATCAGCCAAGCTGGCTGGGTTTGCTATATGTATtgctttgtctgcaatttcaagaaATCTAAATCACTTATATTAGTATGGTTAAGTGTGGTTGCTCTTGTACAATAAGAAGTACTCCATTGCGCATGTAAGTCATATTGTTGTCATGTGCCTGTAAATATTGATGTCTATATTTTATCGTCCGTTCAGATTTCTAGCCTATTTAATGCATTCAGAATTTTAATGTTTTAGATGTTATGTAAGCAGGGTTTTAACGATTCATTTTTAACCACACAACGTTCTAAGTTTTTAAGCAATTCTCCAGTAACGTGTGTACCCGTATGTAAATGCCATCATAATTCAGACTTGATGTTTCAAGTCTGCGAAGTGgtataatgaataaagatttcaaagattgttgtttttaaatgtttacaAAGGATGGAGGTACAAACACAGCAGAATGGCCACGCCCCCAATCACTGGGATGCGGCTCCAGATGACCACGGCCACATCCCCATCCTAGACTTCTCCTCCTACAGCCTACTGAAGGGAGCTGTGGATGAGGATGAGCTGCAGCCGCTGGCTACACAGCTGGTCCAGGCCTTCTCCACTGTGGGGTTTGTTTACCTGCGTAACCACGGGATACCCGCAGCTTTGGTAAGTCATGTCTTGATTTAGAGGTAGAAAGACAGCAAGTAAAAACTTCATAGTGAGTGGATTAAACCTTAGACTTATTTTGTTGGTAGATAAATATTTAGAACATTTAAGACAAAATAGTTTATTCTAGCTGCCAAAAGTTGTATACTACCCTTAGAtatagggatgtccctgtagctcaactggtgtTAGCCTTACACAGTGTTTGGTCCGGGTTTCAATTATGCTAGTAGGCCAttttggttggggctgcacctgtcttttggaaggggcCTAAGATGGGGTTCAAtgaggtgcctcgagcatgttaaGGGTAAGGGCTAGCAACAAAGAAACATATCttaggatataggagtttttcttttacacaaccagttaatcttaCCTTAGATGACttttcgatgcctgtcagacatcttcctcagagcttctaactggagttctccTTCTTGCCGCTATAAGATATCTTGTTTTCTGTTGGCATCGACAATGACCAAAAACATCACACTGTTAACTCAGAAAATGTGTCCTGCCTTGACTGATGAGTCAGATGCAATCTCTGAAGGATATCTGTAAAGATATATCCTGCTACTGAAATGGCAAGGAAACTTTCTGCTCTATGTACCACTAGACACTACATGGGTGTGGTGCAGTATAAGTGatcttttgttctttttcaaGGTATCGCAGGCATTtgactcttcaagcagattctTCGAGCTGCCAGAAGAGGTGAAGATGAAGTACACCTTACCTCTGGAGAAAGCCATGAGCCATGGATGGCTCCATCTGGAGAGAGAGAGGTGGGTTTTACTTATTTCGTTGATGATCCTTCATTTATTAATGAAAAGTTTATCATAAAGTTGCTGGATAAAAGTTTGTGAGTACTGAGTAGCTCTCTAGCCTTGTTAAGGCACTGTCACATTTTGTTATAGACAGTACTTTCTTGTAAAATTTTCAGTATAACAAAACCAATCAAGAAACTGTAACTGTATGTCTTTGATGCAGTCCCTACATTCATTCACTGCATGGGTATGTTCTCTAAGTTGAAACTGCACCAGCTTGCctaaatttacttttctgttacCCATTTGGTATTCATGTATGTTGAAAGAATCTGCGGCATCCTTCATGAATGATTGTAAGCATCAGAAAATACAGTACTGCTATGATATTTTCACATTGTCTGTTCTTTATATTCTCTTCATTAATTGTTTGTATGGTCATATCTTTACAGGGTGACGACTAAGCGGCCACCTGGCATTAAGGAATGCTATGATGTCAGACCACAGGTCGCCACGGAAAAGGTAACTGCCATCTTCTGGACTATTGTTGTTGAATATTCTTCAAGTTAAACCTCCAAATAATAATTCAAACTTCCCCTTTCTGCCAAACCCCACTGTAGGAATGGGTTTATGTATGCCTAGTGCCATGCTAATTCAATAAAGGACTAAATACAACAATCTACTAACCGCAAAAAGAAGCTGCTACAGTAGCTACAACATTGCTAAGGTAGAAACACTTTTTCCACCACTAGAAATGCACACTTAGCCAATCTTTGACCAGAGCTTCAACCGTCCTTGAGGAAACTCAAATCttgacatgtacatgcaatctTATGGGTCACCTTAAGTTTTCCGAAAGAAGACCGAAGTGAGCAGAGTTTTTAGTGTAGACCTGCAGTTTTTGTGCAGTCAACTTTTGATCTTGTGACTTTGTAGAACTATGATAGACATATTACATGTTTGGTAACGTCATCCCATTTTGTTCTGTACTCAGATGTGGCCGAGTCAGGAGGTGCCAGAGTTCGAGCCGGCGGCCCTGCAGCTGTATGACAAATGTCGTCAGCTCAGTCTCAGGATTATAGAGCTGATGGCCAGGGGACTCAACATTAAGGTCTGTGTAGGTCATGTTAGTAGTAGTGTATGTTGGGTCAGGCTCATTTTTGTGGGAGGACACTTTGTGGAGAGTACTTTATCTTAAATAATATACCTAGAAATTAGTAGAAAGTGACTTTGATTGGTAAGTCATCTGGGACAGTGCTATCCTTTCACTTTGGATCCCTTGTAACATTAAGTGTATAATGAAGGTTTGGGTTTGTGTGTTACTGATGTCATTGGAAAGTTACTGTGTTCAAATGGAAGGGCAAagatcacacaaacacacacatacacacacacataaacacaaacatctacttaaacaaatacacaaagtgACACAGACGTACAAGTAAGTTCATAACTCAGTCTCTCATTTTGTAAGTCTCCAACCCTACGAaacctagcctccttcaccagCATTGGCGTAAGTTGTATTTGGCTGCTTTTCAGGACAGTGACAGGGAAGGTCGATTCACGATTTTACCCGGGAATATGCCAGGAAAGGCACCTTCCTGGTATATATCCCTTTTACAGCATATATATTTCTTTCCGTCGTATTCCTAGTTAAAAATCGCAAATTAGAATTCTTTTTCTCAATGGTAATTGTTCCTTCTCCTCCATTCCATAGGATGTGTCCCATTTCCTATCCATGCATGACAAGATAGGAACAGCAGCTAACGGCACCATGATGCGGATCCTACACTACCCACCCCTGCCGGAGCGGGTCAAGCCAGGGCAGATCCGCTGTGCAGAACACACCGACTACGGAGAGATCACCATACTGTTTCAGGACGCAGTGGGAGGGTTGGAGGTACACAAGTCACTTACCTATGTAATGTTTTTATACTATATTAGTAGTAATGAAATGTACCTTatttgaaaatgagtacctagtctCAACAAGGGATGTCCtgcagataggacgttaaatggaggttccgtgtctggggagagccacatccCACGCATGTTAaggaacccaccacacctttcaaAACAATTAGGGGCATGCCTGGTGTGTGATGGTGCAAAACCTTCTTTCTGGAGTTGATGATTCTCTTCAAATCACGAGGATGGAGGCCTGGTAAACCTCCGTTTTGTTTTAAccatatggtgatttacatcattcacccagactccaggaagaatagtgacatatcagtcactaatggagatctgaaTCAGACCATACCTTAGGGATTTTCATCGTTGTCAGCAGGTAGCTTAGATGTTGTGATGCATGATAAAATGCAAGATGAATTGCAAAGTATGGTACTCAAACCTTGATTTACATAATTCTGCTCACAATGTTTGGCCAGTCCAGCTGAAATGTTTCGTAATTACGGTAGAAGTTTCAGCTACCAAAAGTATTAATGAAAATCAAATGGTATGCCATACAACAAAATGTCTCTACTTTCAAACATGCAAATAATTTTAACAAAATTCATTTGTGCTATTTAAAAGCCATTGATGAAGCAATCTCACATGAATTACGTAAATACTAGATGTTACTTCTAGCAGGATACAGCGGTACTGCAGGAAACTGCACAACAATGGCTGCATTTACCTTTGCTAAGCTCCTCAGTATTAAAGCACTTCTCTTCAGTCCCTTTTGTGATTTACAATGGCCCAATATCTTGTTGTTGCTGCCCTTCATGAAAACATAAATCATGACATTGTATGATTCATGTTTGGATACACAGGTACAGAGCTGTGAAGGAAAGTATGTCCCTGCCCACCCCATCCCTAACACTGTGGTGGTCAACATTGGAGACCTCATGCAACGTTGGACAGCAGACAAGCTGGCCTCCACGGTAACAAATCCTTCTATTATCACTTCATCCCAAGGGAGTGAAGTCTTGTTTTTGCTTGTCTGTTTGGGACTGTGATTCTCTGTGTACAATTCCCAATATTACATGTTATGGTTGTTGACttacaatgtaaaagttttgGGTTCAAATACTTGGCAAGTCCcatgttgtgcctttgggaaaggcacttaacacctatTTCTTCACATGACTCAGTGAAAAGGAGTACCTAGCTTTTGTTAGGGAAATCCTCTTGGATGTGATGTGAAGTTTGAGGTCCCATTTTTGAGGAGGGCCatgcctcaagcacgttaaagaatccGCCACACAAAAGATaagggtccttcctggtgtaagttgatcaaaccttacagtctggtctctgggttgacatcttgcaaaggtgatagtcacctatTATGTCagtccttccacaaatgtggtaagcCTCTAGATaggtgaataaaaaaaataacacccACCAACATTgtccttattttcaaaataagtcTTTGCTCTTTCGTTGTCTACAGATGCATCGAGTACTTCTCCCAGAGACAGAAGAAGGACAGAAGAGCCATCGAAGATCCATCGCCTTCTTTGTACATCCCAACAAGGACACGATGATCACAAGTCTGGACGGGTCcaacaagtacccaccaatcaAGGCTGGCGAGTACTTAGACGAGAGGCTTACATCGACGTACGGGGGCCGCAAGTCTGAAGAAAAAACTGTCAATTGAAATTACATACTATAGAACTTCTAAAAAGCTATGTTTCAATGATTGAATTTATCATTGTAGTGTCCTGATTGGATCAAACGGTATCCAATGATGAGGTACAAAATAAATGACAGAGGCTGTTGTAATCTAATTAATGACAAAGTCAATTTTGTCAGCTTTATGAAGTGATTGTATTGCGGAACATAAAAGTAATGCTAGAGCACTGGAGCTGGCTGTTACCTGTATGGCATGGTTGGTCAAATAAGAGCCAATCAAATAAGACTATGTAAGAATAAATTTGAGCTTCTAGCTTTATGATTGGCTAAACAGAATGTAGTAATCATTCACTGTGATTTGAAAGTACACATTCAAAGTCATCCCTGCTTTTTGATTGGTCAAGTACTAACCAATCATGTAACACATGAATTTTTATCTCACACCTCAAGTTGGTATTTCTTTTGATGTTTACCATTGGATATGATGTGGGTGGATTGTTTATTGTATATCCTGGTGTCCTCTTATTGTGTTTACATACAGTGttattataaatacatgtacatataaagcAACAGATTTCCTAATAGTAAGAGAAGACAGTGTGTTCTGCCATTACgtttttatacattgtaccaagacAACATCCATATGTGGCATTTCATTACTACTAATATGTGCACATgtcatgaaatatatacatggGTAGTACCAATGTGTGTGAAGTGTATCATTATTGTGGACAAGTTATTCAAGAAGACACCAGTCTTGTCTTTGCatgctgaataaaaaaaaaagacgttgGTCTAATATAGTTTATCAAAAGAGAAGGTTTTAGAAGCAACCATGGTCCATGATGGTATGTATAGCCAACAGCACTACTAAGTGGCTTTGCTACAAATAGcgatttggcaaaaaaagtgcAGGTTCCAATTTTGTTAAGATGTGAAgtagaatatctgagccacaggGGTCCTCTCAACTTGGTTTGAACCTgttacctctggggtctgggtCGAACACCTTACCCATTGCACCACACTCCCAAAGTACATGGACTTAATGCCTGCGGACGGCCCAATACCTGCCCGAGTCACGGTGGTCCTCTCAACTTGGCTGTATTCCACTGGCGTTCACTTTGCTAGGGTGAGCTGTAAGTGCGTGGAATTTACACCTGTGCATAGCGCCTCTCCAGGCATGAAATCCTCGGCTATGTTACAAGTTCACCCCTTCAAAGTTACCGGCTTTGCAATGGAAGACGGACTCCACACATCAGGCTGGTACTGGCGCATATACAGGAATGCATTCCCCGGCCATGTAGTTCATCCCTGCAAAGTCCCTGGCTGTGATGTCGTCATCGAGATGTTTTAGGAGATCTCCAATTTGCCTAGGATGGTGTTGAGCTCAATACCACATTGTTAGTACTAAGGAGGTTAGTACAGATACAAAACAGGCATGGGTTACTTATAAACGAAACTTATGTCTGTTCTAATGAATGTCAAATGTTTTCAGATGCATATCCACTACCAAGAAACATAAAAGGACCTTGAATATACAGATACTATCCATCTTATAAATTGTATTACAGAGATTTTGGTTGATTTCCGTTTTGGTGGGTGATGCAATGTACACCATAACCGCAAGAGGCGCTTTTGCACAGGTGCTGCTCTGGAAACGATGTGCTCCTGAAATGATTTTGGCTTATCGATATAACACCGGACTATGAGGGCAATCAACCACCTGTTGAGGGGACACATGGGGTCTTGAATATCATGGTACCTTTGCATAGCCTCCGTTTGACATGTAATGCCGCATGAATAGAATTATTGTTGGCTAGAAGGATCGGTCTGTGTGTAACATGCGTTGGGAGGGGGGGCGTCTCTTGAAGATATAATTTGAGGCAGAttctttgtttggctcttgaaGGCGGTAAACCGATACAGAGAAGACGCTGTATGGATATTGGGAGTCTAACTATCCTAGCCAGTGTCTTGACTAacataattgttgttgttgtccctgtTTTACGTCTAATTATCCGCTAGACGTGGGCTCATTG includes the following:
- the LOC118427408 gene encoding 2-oxoglutarate-Fe(II) type oxidoreductase ppzD-like isoform X1, which translates into the protein MEVQTQQNGHAPNHWDAAPDDHGHIPILDFSSYSLLKGAVDEDELQPLATQLVQAFSTVGFVYLRNHGIPAALVSQAFDSSSRFFELPEEVKMKYTLPLEKAMSHGWLHLERERVTTKRPPGIKECYDVRPQVATEKMWPSQEVPEFEPAALQLYDKCRQLSLRIIELMARGLNIKDVSHFLSMHDKIGTAANGTMMRILHYPPLPERVKPGQIRCAEHTDYGEITILFQDAVGGLEVQSCEGKYVPAHPIPNTVVVNIGDLMQRWTADKLASTMHRVLLPETEEGQKSHRRSIAFFVHPNKDTMITSLDGSNKYPPIKAGEYLDERLTSTYGGRKSEEKTVN
- the LOC118427408 gene encoding 2-oxoglutarate-Fe(II) type oxidoreductase ppzD-like isoform X2, with translation MDTQEHGPIPINWDADLEDHRTSHIPILDFSSYSLLKGAVDEDELQPLATQLVQAFSTVGFVYLCNHGIPAALVSQAFDSSSRFFELPEEVKMKYTLPLEKAMSHGWLHLERERVTTKRPPGIKECYDVRPQVATEKMWPSQEVPEFEPAALQLYDKCRQLSLRIIELMARGLNIKDVSHFLSMHDKIGTAANGTMMRILHYPPLPERVKPGQIRCAEHTDYGEITILFQDAVGGLEVQSCEGKYVPAHPIPNTVVVNIGDLMQRWTADKLASTMHRVLLPETEEGQKSHRRSIAFFVHPNKDTMITSLDGSNKYPPIKAGEYLDERLTSTYGGRKSEEKTVN